Genomic segment of Verrucomicrobium sp.:
GTCGTAGCGGCGGCCGGGGTTGTCCTCCGGGGCGACGATGAGGCCGGACTGTTCCAAGACTTCCAGGCTGAAGCCCTTCTTCCGCGCCCAGGAAAGGGTGCCGTCCCATTCCGGCGGGGCGTAGCCGATCTGGAACTGGCGGGCCAGGGCGCTGCCCATTTCCCGGTCCCGCAGGTAGGCGCGGGCGGCCTCCGCGGCGGGGGCCTTGTGGAGCTGTTCCGCCCACCAGGCGGCGACGGCCTCGTGCAGGCGCAGGAGCTCCTCCCGCAGGGTCCGGTTGGAGGGGCCGCCGGGGCCGCCTCCGCCGCGTCCCGTCCGCTCCGGGATCTCGATGCCCGCGCGCTCTCCCAGGCGGCGCAGGGCCCCCATGAAGTCGAGGTTCTCGTAGAGCATCAGGAAGTTGAAGACGTCTCCCCCCTGGTTGCTGCTGAAGCAGTGGAAGAGCTGCTTGCCCGGATCGACCATGAAGGAGGGGGTCTTTTCCTTGTTGAAGGGGCTCAGGCCTTTGAAGCGGCCCGCCGCGGGCTTGAGGGGGACGTAGCTGCCGATGATCTCGACGATGTCGCTGGCCTGGCGCACCTGCTCGACGAGGGCTTTGAAATCGTAATCGGTGCCTGCGGCCATGGCTTGCTATGATAGGATGCTCCCCATAAAAGCAAAGCGTCGATGAAACCGGGGCTCCATTTTTGGGCGGCTTTTCTGGGCGCGGTGCTCCTGACGGGGGCGCGGGCGTCGACCCTCCAGATTTCCCCCGGCCCGGGCGCGGCTCCGGCCTCTCCTCCGCCTCCGTCCCCGGGGGCCCGCAGCCGCGTCGTCCTGGTGGAGCGGCCCTCCGCGGTCAATCATTTTACCCTGAACCCCGCCGCCGTCGTCCAGATGTGGCGGGAGGGGTTCCTGCGCCTGACGGGCCAAAAGACGGAGGCCGATGGCTGGCGTTCCCTGGGCGTGACGGCCAATGACGTGGTGGGGATCAAGATCGCCGCCCACGGCAACGACCTGGTGACGCCGCCGCCCTTCCTGGTGGACGCCATGGCGCGGGGGCTCATCGCCGCCGGGGTGTTGCCGGGCCACATCATCGTCTGGGACCGGGACGGGCCGAACCTGGCCCCCACCGCCTACGCCGTGCGGGACGTGACGCGGCCCTATCTGGTCCGCAACGTGGTGCCGGATACCGGTTTCGACGCGAACGCCTTTTACGTGAACGAGATCACCGGCAAGCTGATCTGGGGCGACCTTAATTTCCGCGGCAAGACGCGGGACGACCTCCTCCGCCAGGCCGACATGGCCGGGGGCGGCGCCGTGGGGGACGACTTCTCCGACGGGACGCCGAAGGGGATTGTCCAGCAGGAGCTGGCCGACCAGACGAGCAACCGCTCCTACTTCGCCAAGATCCTGACCCAGACCTGCACGAAAATCGTCAACGTGGCGGTGATGATCGACGACGAGTCGGTCGGCCTCGGCGGGTGCCTTTCCTCCCTGGCCTTGGGCAGCGTCGACAACAACCGCCGCTTTCTGGCCGACGGGGTGAACGGCGACCCGGCCATCGCGGAGATCCTCGACCGCGACCTTTTCCGCAAGAAGACGGTCCTCCACGTCACGGAGGGGCTGATCGCCCAATACGCGGGCGGCCCTTCCTGCGCGCCGGAGTTCACCCGCAGTCCCGGGGCGCTCTATCTGAGCGCCGATCCGGTGGCGATCGACTCCCTGGTCCTGCCCCGCCTGGAGGCCTGGCGGCAGCAGGCGCAGGTCGTTCCCATCGGCAACCTGGCCCGCCACGTGAAGGGGGCCGACGCCCAGGGTCTCGGCACCTCCGATCCGGCCCGGATCGACCTCATCAAGATTCCTTAGTAGTCTGGTTTTCCCCCATGCCCCTGCCCATTCCCGATTCCGGCCTCGACCCCGTCCAGCGGCTCGTCCAGATCATGGCCGCCCTGCGCGGCCCGGACGGCTGCCCGTGGGACCGCGAGCAGACGCACGCCACCATCCGCCCGCACCTGGTGGAGGAGTGCTACGAGGTCCTGGAGGCGATCGACGCGGGCGACCCGGCGCTGCTCCAGGAGGAGCTGGGGGACCTGCTCCTCCATGTCGCCTTCCACGCGCAGATGGCGGCGGAGCGGGGGGACTTCACCTTCCGGGACGTGGCCGTCGGCATCGCGGAGAAGCTGATCCGCCGCCACCCCCACGTCTTTGGCGACGCCGCGGCGGCCGACTCCGGCGAGGTGCTCAAGCATTGGCAGGAGATCAAGCGCCAGGAGAAGCCGGAGCGCGCGCAGGAAGGGGCCCTGGCCGGCGTGCCGGGCCACCTGCCCGCCCTCATGCGCGCCCAGGCGGTGCAGAAGAAGGCCGCCCAGGTCGGCTTTGACTGGCCGGACGCCGAGGGGCCGCGCGCGAAGATCGCCGAGGAGCTGGAGGAGATCGCCGCCGCGCTCCGCGCGGGCGAAGCCCGGGAGCGGGTGGCGGAGGAGGTCGGCGACCTGCTTTTCGCCGCCGTCAACTTTGCCCGGCACCTGAAGGTCGACGCCGAGACGGCCCTGCGGGACGCCTCGGCCAAATTCGAGGCCCGTTTCCGCGGCGTGGAGGAAGCCGCCCGCGCGGCGGGCAAGGCCGTGGGCGCGATGTCCCTGGAGGAGATGGAGGAGCTGTGGCAGCGGCAAAAATAGCGGCGGCGAAAAAGGAGCGCGTCCGTGTCCTGCGCCCGCCCGCCCGGTCCGCCGATTGGTGGCGCCTGGCCCACGATCCGGCGACCGTTTCCCGGCGCGCCCGGGAGGCGGCCCGCCGCCTGGGCCTGCGGCGCACGGTCCTTTTCCGCGAGGGGCAGGATGTGGTGGAGCTGCTGCAAAGCCCCGCCGCTTCCGCCAAGCAGGACCGCCCCCGCGTCTACCTTTCCGCCGGCATCCACGGGGACGAGCCGGGCGGCGTGGAGGGGCTGCTGCGCTGGATGGAGAGCCCGGCGGCCCGCGCGGCGGCGCGCCGCTTCCACCTGACCATCGTCCCCTGCGTCAATCCCTCCGGCCTGCGGGCCAACCGCCGCGCCGACGCGGCGGGCCGGGACCTGAACCGCTGTTTCGACAAGCGGCCTCCGGTCATCGCCGCGCTCCGCCGCCTCTGCGTCCGCCCCTTTGACCTGGGGCTGCTGCTCCATGAGGATTACGACGGCTGCGGCATCTATCTCTACGAGCTGGGTTCCGGCGGCGCGCGCTGGGGCCACCGGCTGCTGCGCGCCGCGCGGCCCTACTGCCCGCCCGACCCGAGCCGGACGATCGAGTCGTTCCCTTGCGACCGGGGCGTCATTTACCGGGACGCCTCCGCCCTGTTCTTCCGGGCCTTTTTCGCGCAAATCGGCCTGCCGGAGGGGCCCTATCTTTACCTGCAGGGCACGCGGCGCGTTTTCACGGTGGAGACGCCGTCGGAATTCGACCTGGCGGTGCGGGCGGAAGCCCATCGCGCGGTGATCGACGCGGCGCTCGAGCTGTTGGCCAAGGAGCGGAAGGCGTGAGCGCGGAGGTTGGCTACTTCGGGGAGGAGGGGAGCTTTTCCCACCGGGCCGCCGCGCGGCGCTTTCCGGGCGCGGCCTTGCGGCCGTTTTCCCTGGTCGGCCAGGCCTTCGCCGCCCTTGGGGAAGTGGCGCAGATCGTCGTGCCGATTGAGAACGCCTCCAGCGGCGTCATCCCTGACACCATCGACCATCTCATCACGGCCCTGCCCGCGGGCGCGGCGGTGCGGGAGTGCCTGGCGATGCCGATCGCGCTGGCGCTCCTGGCGCGGAAGGCGGGGGAGGAGGTGCGCGTCGTCTATTCCCACGCCGCCGCCCTGGCCCACGCCCGGACGTGGCTGGCCGCGCACTACCCGGCGGCCCGGCTGGTGCCGGTGGAAAGCACTTCCCTGGCGGCCAAGCGCGCGTGGGAGGAGCCGGGCGCGGCCGCCCTGGCGGGCGACCAGGCCGCCCTTCTCTACGGGCTGGAGACGGTGCGGGCCGACGTCCAGGCGGGCGTGCCGAACCGGACGAAGTTCTACGTGATCGGAAAGCCGGTGGCGGGCGGCCCGGCGGCGACGCACACGGCGCTGGTCTGCGAGCTGCCGCACACGCCGGGCAGCCTCGTCGGCGCGCTGCAGGCGGTGGCGGCGCAGGGCCTCAATTTGACGATGATCCAGTCCCGGCCGATCCCGGGCCGGTTCGACGAATACCGCTTTTTCCTGGAATACGAGGGGACGGGCGAGGCGGCGCTCGACGCGCTCCGTCCGGCGACGACGGCGCTCTCCGTCCTGGGCCGCTATCCGATCGTCGAGATCGCCTAGAAGTTGCCCGGGTCGGAGGGGTGGTCGAAGGCGTGGATCGCCTCCTTCACGTCCGGGCGGGCCAGGAGTTCCGCGCGGGTGGGGAACGGCGCGGCCAGCTTTTCCTTTTCCGGCGCGGGTTCCAGCAGGCGGCCGTGGGCGGCCACGGCTTCCTCGGCGTAAAAGTAGATCGACTTGATCTCGTTGACGACCTGGTCCCTCAGCATCTCGGCGAAGTAGGGGTCCTCGGCGGCTTCCGCGCTTTTTTCCTGGCGGTAGGCTTCCTTTTGCCGGGCGTAGGGGATGCGGGTGGCGGCGCGCAGGACGGACTGG
This window contains:
- the mazG gene encoding nucleoside triphosphate pyrophosphohydrolase; its protein translation is MPLPIPDSGLDPVQRLVQIMAALRGPDGCPWDREQTHATIRPHLVEECYEVLEAIDAGDPALLQEELGDLLLHVAFHAQMAAERGDFTFRDVAVGIAEKLIRRHPHVFGDAAAADSGEVLKHWQEIKRQEKPERAQEGALAGVPGHLPALMRAQAVQKKAAQVGFDWPDAEGPRAKIAEELEEIAAALRAGEARERVAEEVGDLLFAAVNFARHLKVDAETALRDASAKFEARFRGVEEAARAAGKAVGAMSLEEMEELWQRQK
- a CDS encoding M14 family metallocarboxypeptidase, whose protein sequence is MAAAKIAAAKKERVRVLRPPARSADWWRLAHDPATVSRRAREAARRLGLRRTVLFREGQDVVELLQSPAASAKQDRPRVYLSAGIHGDEPGGVEGLLRWMESPAARAAARRFHLTIVPCVNPSGLRANRRADAAGRDLNRCFDKRPPVIAALRRLCVRPFDLGLLLHEDYDGCGIYLYELGSGGARWGHRLLRAARPYCPPDPSRTIESFPCDRGVIYRDASALFFRAFFAQIGLPEGPYLYLQGTRRVFTVETPSEFDLAVRAEAHRAVIDAALELLAKERKA
- a CDS encoding DUF362 domain-containing protein, translated to MKPGLHFWAAFLGAVLLTGARASTLQISPGPGAAPASPPPPSPGARSRVVLVERPSAVNHFTLNPAAVVQMWREGFLRLTGQKTEADGWRSLGVTANDVVGIKIAAHGNDLVTPPPFLVDAMARGLIAAGVLPGHIIVWDRDGPNLAPTAYAVRDVTRPYLVRNVVPDTGFDANAFYVNEITGKLIWGDLNFRGKTRDDLLRQADMAGGGAVGDDFSDGTPKGIVQQELADQTSNRSYFAKILTQTCTKIVNVAVMIDDESVGLGGCLSSLALGSVDNNRRFLADGVNGDPAIAEILDRDLFRKKTVLHVTEGLIAQYAGGPSCAPEFTRSPGALYLSADPVAIDSLVLPRLEAWRQQAQVVPIGNLARHVKGADAQGLGTSDPARIDLIKIP
- a CDS encoding prephenate dehydratase domain-containing protein produces the protein MSAEVGYFGEEGSFSHRAAARRFPGAALRPFSLVGQAFAALGEVAQIVVPIENASSGVIPDTIDHLITALPAGAAVRECLAMPIALALLARKAGEEVRVVYSHAAALAHARTWLAAHYPAARLVPVESTSLAAKRAWEEPGAAALAGDQAALLYGLETVRADVQAGVPNRTKFYVIGKPVAGGPAATHTALVCELPHTPGSLVGALQAVAAQGLNLTMIQSRPIPGRFDEYRFFLEYEGTGEAALDALRPATTALSVLGRYPIVEIA